A genomic segment from Romeriopsis navalis LEGE 11480 encodes:
- a CDS encoding transposase, whose protein sequence is MRCPRCESDQLYKNGVRQLKDGTPVQYYQCRVCEKRFNERAGTPMSRLRSSVDEVSMALK, encoded by the coding sequence AAAGCGACCAGTTGTACAAGAACGGTGTGCGTCAACTGAAAGATGGTACACCGGTTCAGTATTATCAATGTCGCGTTTGCGAGAAACGCTTTAATGAGCGAGCTGGGACACCGATGTCGCGCTTGCGCAGTTCGGTGGATGAAGTCTCAATGGCGCTGAAGA